One Armatimonadota bacterium DNA segment encodes these proteins:
- a CDS encoding DUF92 domain-containing protein, protein MIPTLAEGMGYSLAAVAVARLAGALTPGGAVAAWAVGTLVFGLGGWALAGLLVAFFATSSALTRWRAADKPHPEHRGGRTAGQVLANGAVATALAVAHGLGGAAWVAAAFAGAVAAATADTWASEVGLGSGARPRLITTGAPAAPGQSGAVSLPGTCGGLAGAGLIAALAAWWVGAPWGWVWLAGVTGMVADSVLGATVEGRRGLVGNNTVNLLATVVGAAVAGAAGGMRGAP, encoded by the coding sequence ATGATCCCGACGCTGGCAGAAGGCATGGGCTACAGCCTGGCCGCCGTGGCTGTGGCGCGGCTGGCGGGGGCCCTCACCCCGGGCGGCGCCGTCGCCGCGTGGGCCGTCGGGACGCTGGTGTTCGGGCTGGGGGGGTGGGCGCTGGCGGGCCTGCTGGTGGCGTTCTTCGCGACCAGCAGCGCGCTGACCCGGTGGCGGGCGGCGGACAAACCCCACCCCGAGCACCGCGGCGGCCGCACCGCCGGACAGGTCCTGGCCAACGGCGCGGTGGCCACAGCGCTGGCCGTCGCCCATGGTCTGGGAGGGGCCGCGTGGGTGGCAGCAGCGTTCGCCGGGGCGGTGGCGGCCGCCACCGCCGACACCTGGGCCTCGGAGGTCGGGCTGGGCAGCGGAGCCCGCCCGCGTCTGATCACCACCGGAGCGCCGGCCGCGCCGGGACAGTCCGGCGCGGTAAGCCTCCCCGGAACGTGTGGGGGCCTCGCGGGGGCGGGGCTGATCGCGGCGCTGGCCGCGTGGTGGGTCGGGGCGCCGTGGGGGTGGGTGTGGCTGGCCGGGGTGACCGGCATGGTGGCCGACAGCGTGCTGGGCGCCACCGTGGAGGGACGGCGGGGCCTGGTGGGCAACAACACCGTCAACCTCCTGGCCACGGTGGTGGGGGCCGCGGTAGCCGGGGCGGCCGGGGGGATGCGAGGTGCGCCATGA
- the msrA gene encoding peptide-methionine (S)-S-oxide reductase MsrA, whose protein sequence is MGEGRERATLAGGCFWCLEAVFEQLEGVEEVVPGYAGGWVDRPTYEQVCSGQTGHAEAVQVTFDPQVLSYRDLLRVFFAVHDPTTRDRQGPDVGPQYRSVIFTHTPEQEAAAAEVMAEAAGQRDDPLVTEVLPLEAFYPAEDYHRGYFRRHPRQAYCQVVIAPKVAAVRREFAGRLKTGLRPAGGV, encoded by the coding sequence ATGGGCGAGGGGCGGGAGAGGGCCACCCTGGCCGGAGGGTGTTTCTGGTGTCTGGAGGCGGTCTTCGAGCAGCTGGAGGGGGTCGAGGAGGTGGTCCCGGGGTACGCGGGCGGCTGGGTGGACCGCCCCACCTATGAACAGGTGTGCTCGGGACAGACCGGGCATGCCGAGGCCGTGCAGGTCACCTTCGACCCCCAGGTCCTCTCCTACCGGGACCTGCTGCGGGTGTTCTTCGCCGTCCACGACCCCACCACGCGGGACCGGCAGGGCCCGGACGTCGGGCCTCAGTACCGGTCGGTGATCTTCACCCACACTCCCGAGCAGGAGGCCGCCGCCGCCGAGGTGATGGCCGAGGCCGCCGGGCAGCGGGATGACCCTCTGGTCACGGAGGTGCTGCCCCTCGAGGCCTTCTACCCGGCCGAGGACTACCACCGCGGTTACTTCCGCCGCCACCCCCGGCAAGCCTACTGCCAGGTGGTGATCGCCCCCAAGGTGGCCGCCGTCCGCCGGGAGTTCGCCGGCCGCCTCAAGACCGGTCTCCGCCCCGCAGGGGGCGTCTAG
- a CDS encoding PaaI family thioesterase: MDDRAVQDYYPESFAHCYGCGRLNPHGYHLRTTWDGEETVTRFTPHPYHTALPGVVYGGVIASLVDCHGTGSAAAAALRAEGREIGQGPAPRFVTAALRVEFRRPTPLGVPLEARGRIREMAGRKVVVEVRVLAGGEVTATGEVVAVRVPDGPPPPDSAP, translated from the coding sequence GTGGACGACCGCGCCGTGCAGGACTACTATCCAGAGTCCTTCGCCCACTGCTACGGGTGCGGCCGGCTCAACCCGCACGGCTACCACCTGCGCACCACCTGGGACGGGGAGGAGACGGTCACCCGGTTCACCCCCCACCCCTACCACACGGCGCTGCCGGGGGTGGTCTACGGGGGCGTGATCGCGTCCCTGGTGGACTGCCACGGGACCGGCTCGGCGGCGGCCGCCGCCCTGCGGGCCGAGGGGCGCGAGATCGGCCAGGGGCCCGCCCCGCGGTTTGTGACGGCCGCGCTGCGCGTGGAGTTTCGCCGGCCCACCCCGCTGGGCGTTCCCCTGGAGGCCCGGGGGCGCATCCGGGAGATGGCGGGACGGAAGGTGGTGGTGGAGGTGCGGGTTCTGGCGGGGGGCGAGGTCACGGCCACCGGCGAGGTGGTGGCCGTGCGCGTGCCCGACGGTCCACCGCCCCCGGATTCCGCGCCTTGA
- a CDS encoding methyltransferase domain-containing protein: protein MEEPVSAAGPAAVDDERFSFERFARHPFFRQVNAWLVAHSRIPRDGAVVDLACGPGAVTELILREMDESAPGACVYAVDPSPSALARARERIRSRIVRFIQGTAERLAALVPPVDRVVFANAIHLIGDKAAVLDQIFRCLRSGGLLSFNTTFFHGAYPDGTQRFYRLWVLRAMRWLAEQGYSVTRGVKATAMQWLTVDQYRDLLRAVGFGDPVVTLHQQPLSRQSLKDIGSFSLFIQGALPGVPLEAGAEALRRGVDEAFDELGLSAVPRNWLQVIAPRP from the coding sequence GTGGAGGAACCCGTGTCGGCCGCCGGGCCGGCGGCGGTGGACGACGAGCGTTTTTCGTTTGAGCGATTCGCCCGGCACCCCTTTTTCCGACAGGTCAACGCCTGGCTGGTCGCCCACAGCCGCATCCCCCGGGACGGCGCGGTGGTGGACCTGGCCTGCGGGCCGGGGGCGGTCACCGAACTGATCCTGCGCGAGATGGACGAGTCCGCGCCCGGCGCCTGCGTCTACGCCGTGGACCCGTCACCGTCTGCCCTGGCCCGGGCCCGTGAGCGCATTCGCTCCCGGATCGTCCGCTTCATCCAGGGCACCGCGGAGCGCCTGGCGGCCCTGGTGCCCCCGGTGGACCGGGTGGTGTTCGCCAACGCCATCCACCTGATCGGCGACAAGGCGGCGGTGCTCGACCAGATCTTCCGCTGCCTGCGATCGGGGGGTCTGCTCAGCTTCAACACGACCTTCTTCCACGGCGCCTATCCCGACGGCACCCAGCGCTTTTACCGCCTGTGGGTGCTGCGGGCGATGCGCTGGCTGGCCGAGCAGGGGTATTCCGTCACCCGCGGCGTCAAGGCCACCGCCATGCAGTGGCTTACCGTGGATCAGTACCGGGACCTGCTGCGGGCCGTGGGGTTCGGCGACCCGGTGGTCACCCTCCACCAGCAGCCCCTCAGCCGCCAGAGCCTGAAGGACATCGGATCGTTTTCCCTGTTCATCCAGGGCGCCCTCCCGGGCGTCCCCCTGGAAGCGGGCGCCGAAGCGCTGCGCCGGGGGGTGGACGAGGCGTTTGACGAGCTGGGCCTGTCGGCGGTCCCCCGCAACTGGCTGCAGGTGATCGCGCCGCGGCCCTGA
- the ssb gene encoding single-stranded DNA-binding protein, whose amino-acid sequence MADGGAREGSPSGPARRAGGRGLNVVSLVGRLARDPDVRTTETGVQRAWFVLAVPRTAVGRDGRRDADFIPVIAWRRLASVVADHLRAGRLVGVAGHLRVEQMDAEGGRRTAVEVVAEQVVFLDAPPRPSPAEE is encoded by the coding sequence ATGGCAGACGGCGGCGCGCGCGAAGGCAGCCCCTCCGGCCCGGCCCGGAGAGCGGGCGGGCGGGGACTGAACGTGGTCTCTCTGGTGGGCCGGCTCGCCCGCGATCCCGATGTCCGGACGACGGAGACCGGGGTCCAGCGGGCGTGGTTCGTGCTGGCGGTTCCCCGGACGGCCGTGGGGCGCGACGGGCGCCGCGATGCCGACTTCATCCCGGTGATCGCCTGGCGGCGGCTGGCCTCGGTGGTGGCCGACCACCTGCGGGCGGGGCGCCTGGTGGGGGTCGCCGGACACCTGCGGGTCGAGCAGATGGACGCCGAGGGCGGCCGGCGCACCGCCGTGGAGGTGGTGGCCGAACAGGTGGTGTTCCTGGACGCCCCGCCGCGGCCCTCTCCGGCGGAGGAGTGA
- a CDS encoding histidine kinase has translation MVAAERAAERDRFQRELAREIHDEVQHLLVTLAQRLDPASRLIREAPERAGRIAAAETDTARRAADEMRYLVRRLRAAPVDLAAALRTLVAGTADRWPLELVVRPLRRCPASRRLPITRCCG, from the coding sequence GTGGTCGCCGCTGAACGGGCCGCGGAGAGGGACCGTTTCCAGAGGGAGCTGGCGCGGGAGATCCACGACGAGGTCCAGCACCTGCTGGTCACCCTGGCCCAGCGCCTGGACCCGGCGTCCCGCCTGATCCGGGAGGCGCCCGAGCGGGCGGGGCGCATCGCCGCCGCCGAAACCGACACCGCCCGCCGGGCGGCCGACGAGATGCGCTACCTGGTCCGCCGGCTGCGGGCGGCGCCGGTGGATCTGGCCGCCGCCCTGCGCACCCTGGTGGCCGGCACCGCCGACCGGTGGCCGCTCGAGCTGGTGGTCCGCCCCCTCCGTCGCTGCCCCGCATCTCGCCGGCTGCCGATCACGCGCTGCTGCGGATGA